From a region of the Pongo abelii isolate AG06213 chromosome 9, NHGRI_mPonAbe1-v2.0_pri, whole genome shotgun sequence genome:
- the PTPMT1 gene encoding phosphatidylglycerophosphatase and protein-tyrosine phosphatase 1 isoform X1 produces the protein MAVTALLEAGLARVLFYPTLLYTLFRGKVPGRAHRDWYHRIDPTVLLGALPLRSLTRQLVQDENVRGVITMNEEYETRFLCNSSQEWKRLGVEQLRLSTVDMTGIPTLDNLQKGVQFALKYQSLGQCVYVHCKAGRSRSATMVAAYLIQVHKWSPEEAVRAIAKIRSYIHIKPGQLDVLKEFHKQITAGAAKDGTFDISKT, from the exons ATGGCGGTCACCGCGCTGCTGGAGGCCGGCCTGGCGCGGGTGCTCTTCTACCCGACGCTGCTCTACACCCTGTTCCGCGGGAAGGTGCCGGGTCGGGCGCACCGGGACTGGTACCACCGCATCGACCCCACCGTGCTGCTGGGCGCGCTGCCGTTGCGGAGCTTGACGCGCCAG CTGGTACAGGACGAGAACGTGCGCGGGGTGATCACCATGAACGAGGAGTACGAGACAAGGTTCCTGTGCAACTCTTCACAG GAGTGGAAGAGACTAGGAGTCGAGCAGCTGCGGCTCAGCACAGTAGACATGACTGGGATTCCCACCTTGGACAACCTCCAGAAGGGAGTCCAGTTTGCTCTCAAGTACCAGTCGCTGGGCCAGTGTGTCTACGTGCATTGTAAGGCTGGGCGCTCCAGGAGTGCCACTATGGTGGCAGCATACCTGATTCAG GTGCACAAATGGAGTCCAGAGGAGGCTGTAAGAGCCATCGCCAAGATCCGGTCATACATCCACATCAAGCCTGGCCAGCTGGATGTTCTTAAAGAGTTCCACAAGCAGATTACTGCAGGGGCAGCAAAGGATGGGACTTTCGACATTTCAAAGACATGA
- the KBTBD4 gene encoding kelch repeat and BTB domain-containing protein 4 isoform X5, giving the protein MESPEEPGASMDENYFVNYTFKDRSHSGRVAQGIMKLCLEEELFADVTISVEGREFQLHRLVLSAQSCFFRSMFTSNLKEAHNRVIVLQDVSESVFQLLVDYIYHGTVKLRAEELQEIYEVSDMYQLTSLFEECSRFLARTVQVGNCLQVMWLADRHSDPELYTAAKHCAKTHLAQLQNTEEFLHLPHHLLTDIISDGVPCSQNPTEAIEAWINFNKEEREAFAESLRTSLKEIGENVHIYLIGKESSRTHSLAVSLHCAEDDSISVSGQNSLCHQITAACKHGGDLYVVGGSIPRRMWKCNNATVDWEWCAPLPRDRLQHTLVSVPGKDAIYSLGGKTLQDTLSNAVIYYRVGDNVWTETTQLEVAVSGAAGANLNGIIYLLGGEENDLDFFTKPSRLIQCFDTETDKCHVKPYVLPFAGRMHAAVHKDLVFIVAEGDSLVCYNPLLDSFTRLCLPEAWSSAPSLWKIASCNGSIYVFRDRYKKGDANTYKLDPATSAVTVTRGIKVLLTNLQFVLA; this is encoded by the exons ATGGAATCACCAGAGGAGCCTGGAGCATCCATGGATGAGAACTACTTTGTGAACTACACTTTCAAAGATCGGTCACATTCAGGCCGTGTAGCTCAAGGCATCATGAAACTGTGTCTAGAGGAGGAGCTCTTTGCTGATGTCACCATTTCGGTGGAAGGCCGGGAGTTTCAGCTCCATCGGCTGGTCCTCTCAGCTCAGAGCTGCTTCTTCCGATCCATGTTCACTTCCAACCTGAAGGAGGCCCACAACCGGGTGATTGTGCTGCAGGATGTCAGCGAGTCTGTTTTCCAGCTCCTGGTTGATTATATCTACCATGGGACTGTGAAACTTCGAGCTGAGGAGTTGCAGGAAATTTATGAGGTGTCAGACATGTATCAGCTGACATCTCTCTTTGAGGAATGCTCTCGGTTTTTGGCCCGCACAGTGCAAGTGGGAAACTGCCTTCAGGTCATGTGGCTGGCAGATCGGCACAGTGATCCTGAGCTCTATACTGCTGCCAAGCACTGTGCCAAGACCCACCTGGCCCAGCTGCAGAATACAGAGGAATTTCTCCACTTGCCCCACCACTTACTCACAGATATCATCTCGG ATGGAGTTCCATGTTCTCAGAACCCAACAGAGGCAATAGAAGCCTGGATCAACTTtaataaagaggaaagagaggCTTTTGCAGAGTCACTCAGGACAAGCTTGAAG GAAATTGGGGAGAATGTGCACATTTACCTGATTGGGAAAGAGTCATCTCGTACCCACTCGTTGGCTGTGTCCTTGCACTGTGCAGAAGATGACTCCATCAGTGTAAGTGGCCAAAACAGTTTGTGCCACCAGATCACTGCGGCCTGCAAGCATGGTGGAGACTTGTATGTGGTGGGAGGGTCCATCCCACGGCGCATGTGGAAGTGCAACAATGCCACCGTTGACTGGGAGTGGTGTGCTCCTTTGCCTCGGGACCGGCTCCAGCACACCCTGGTGTCTGTGCCCGGGAAAGATGCCATATATTCACTGGGTGGCAAGACACTGCAAGATACCCTCTCCAACGCAGTCATTTATTATCGCGTAGGTGATAATGTGTGGACAGAGACAACCCAGCTAGAGGTGGCTGTGTCAGGGGCTGCTGGTGCCAACCTCAATGGGATCATCTACTTACTAGGGGGGGAGGAGAATGATCTGGACTTCTTTACCAAACCTTCCCGACTCATCCAATGCtttgacacagagacagacaaatGCCATGTGAAGCCCTATGTGCTGCCCTTTGCAGGCCGCATGCACGCAGCTGTGCATAAAGATCTGGTGTTCATCGTGGCTGAAGGGGACTCCCTGGTGTGCTACAATCCCTTGCTAGACAGTTTCACCCGGCTTTGCCTTCCTGAGGCCTGGAGCTCTGCCCCATCCCTCTGGAAGATTGCCAGCTGTAACGGGAGCATCTATGTCTTCCGGGACCGATATAAAAAGGGGGATGCCAACACCTACAAGCTTGACCCTGCCACTTCAGCCGTAACTGTCACAAGAGGTATTAAGGTGCTGCTTACCAATTTGCAGTTTGTGTTGGCCTAa
- the KBTBD4 gene encoding kelch repeat and BTB domain-containing protein 4 isoform X3: MAVNSSGYSRWCCFADSWQREKLASMESPEEPGASMDENYFVNYTFKDRSHSGRVAQGIMKLCLEEELFADVTISVEGREFQLHRLVLSAQSCFFRSMFTSNLKEAHNRVIVLQDVSESVFQLLVDYIYHGTVKLRAEELQEIYEVSDMYQLTSLFEECSRFLARTVQVGNCLQVMWLADRHSDPELYTAAKHCAKTHLAQLQNTEEFLHLPHHLLTDIISDGVPCSQNPTEAIEAWINFNKEEREAFAESLRTSLKEIGENVHIYLIGKESSRTHSLAVSLHCAEDDSISVSGQNSLCHQITAACKHGGDLYVVGGSIPRRMWKCNNATVDWEWCAPLPRDRLQHTLVSVPGKDAIYSLGGKTLQDTLSNAVIYYRVGDNVWTETTQLEVAVSGAAGANLNGIIYLLGGEENDLDFFTKPSRLIQCFDTETDKCHVKPYVLPFAGRMHAAVHKDLVFIVAEGDSLVCYNPLLDSFTRLCLPEAWSSAPSLWKIASCNGSIYVFRDRYKKGDANTYKLDPATSAVTVTRGIKVLLTNLQFVLA, from the exons ATGGCTGTGAATTCCTCAGGTTACTCAAGGTGGTGTTGCTTTGCAGACAGCTGGCAGAGAGAGAAGTTGGCCAGCATGGAATCACCAGAGGAGCCTGGAGCATCCATGGATGAGAACTACTTTGTGAACTACACTTTCAAAGATCGGTCACATTCAGGCCGTGTAGCTCAAGGCATCATGAAACTGTGTCTAGAGGAGGAGCTCTTTGCTGATGTCACCATTTCGGTGGAAGGCCGGGAGTTTCAGCTCCATCGGCTGGTCCTCTCAGCTCAGAGCTGCTTCTTCCGATCCATGTTCACTTCCAACCTGAAGGAGGCCCACAACCGGGTGATTGTGCTGCAGGATGTCAGCGAGTCTGTTTTCCAGCTCCTGGTTGATTATATCTACCATGGGACTGTGAAACTTCGAGCTGAGGAGTTGCAGGAAATTTATGAGGTGTCAGACATGTATCAGCTGACATCTCTCTTTGAGGAATGCTCTCGGTTTTTGGCCCGCACAGTGCAAGTGGGAAACTGCCTTCAGGTCATGTGGCTGGCAGATCGGCACAGTGATCCTGAGCTCTATACTGCTGCCAAGCACTGTGCCAAGACCCACCTGGCCCAGCTGCAGAATACAGAGGAATTTCTCCACTTGCCCCACCACTTACTCACAGATATCATCTCGG ATGGAGTTCCATGTTCTCAGAACCCAACAGAGGCAATAGAAGCCTGGATCAACTTtaataaagaggaaagagaggCTTTTGCAGAGTCACTCAGGACAAGCTTGAAG GAAATTGGGGAGAATGTGCACATTTACCTGATTGGGAAAGAGTCATCTCGTACCCACTCGTTGGCTGTGTCCTTGCACTGTGCAGAAGATGACTCCATCAGTGTAAGTGGCCAAAACAGTTTGTGCCACCAGATCACTGCGGCCTGCAAGCATGGTGGAGACTTGTATGTGGTGGGAGGGTCCATCCCACGGCGCATGTGGAAGTGCAACAATGCCACCGTTGACTGGGAGTGGTGTGCTCCTTTGCCTCGGGACCGGCTCCAGCACACCCTGGTGTCTGTGCCCGGGAAAGATGCCATATATTCACTGGGTGGCAAGACACTGCAAGATACCCTCTCCAACGCAGTCATTTATTATCGCGTAGGTGATAATGTGTGGACAGAGACAACCCAGCTAGAGGTGGCTGTGTCAGGGGCTGCTGGTGCCAACCTCAATGGGATCATCTACTTACTAGGGGGGGAGGAGAATGATCTGGACTTCTTTACCAAACCTTCCCGACTCATCCAATGCtttgacacagagacagacaaatGCCATGTGAAGCCCTATGTGCTGCCCTTTGCAGGCCGCATGCACGCAGCTGTGCATAAAGATCTGGTGTTCATCGTGGCTGAAGGGGACTCCCTGGTGTGCTACAATCCCTTGCTAGACAGTTTCACCCGGCTTTGCCTTCCTGAGGCCTGGAGCTCTGCCCCATCCCTCTGGAAGATTGCCAGCTGTAACGGGAGCATCTATGTCTTCCGGGACCGATATAAAAAGGGGGATGCCAACACCTACAAGCTTGACCCTGCCACTTCAGCCGTAACTGTCACAAGAGGTATTAAGGTGCTGCTTACCAATTTGCAGTTTGTGTTGGCCTAa
- the KBTBD4 gene encoding kelch repeat and BTB domain-containing protein 4 isoform X2, giving the protein MKGGNAGYSRWCCFADSWQREKLASMESPEEPGASMDENYFVNYTFKDRSHSGRVAQGIMKLCLEEELFADVTISVEGREFQLHRLVLSAQSCFFRSMFTSNLKEAHNRVIVLQDVSESVFQLLVDYIYHGTVKLRAEELQEIYEVSDMYQLTSLFEECSRFLARTVQVGNCLQVMWLADRHSDPELYTAAKHCAKTHLAQLQNTEEFLHLPHHLLTDIISDGVPCSQNPTEAIEAWINFNKEEREAFAESLRTSLKEIGENVHIYLIGKESSRTHSLAVSLHCAEDDSISVSGQNSLCHQITAACKHGGDLYVVGGSIPRRMWKCNNATVDWEWCAPLPRDRLQHTLVSVPGKDAIYSLGGKTLQDTLSNAVIYYRVGDNVWTETTQLEVAVSGAAGANLNGIIYLLGGEENDLDFFTKPSRLIQCFDTETDKCHVKPYVLPFAGRMHAAVHKDLVFIVAEGDSLVCYNPLLDSFTRLCLPEAWSSAPSLWKIASCNGSIYVFRDRYKKGDANTYKLDPATSAVTVTRGIKVLLTNLQFVLA; this is encoded by the exons ATGAAAGGAGGTAACGCAG GTTACTCAAGGTGGTGTTGCTTTGCAGACAGCTGGCAGAGAGAGAAGTTGGCCAGCATGGAATCACCAGAGGAGCCTGGAGCATCCATGGATGAGAACTACTTTGTGAACTACACTTTCAAAGATCGGTCACATTCAGGCCGTGTAGCTCAAGGCATCATGAAACTGTGTCTAGAGGAGGAGCTCTTTGCTGATGTCACCATTTCGGTGGAAGGCCGGGAGTTTCAGCTCCATCGGCTGGTCCTCTCAGCTCAGAGCTGCTTCTTCCGATCCATGTTCACTTCCAACCTGAAGGAGGCCCACAACCGGGTGATTGTGCTGCAGGATGTCAGCGAGTCTGTTTTCCAGCTCCTGGTTGATTATATCTACCATGGGACTGTGAAACTTCGAGCTGAGGAGTTGCAGGAAATTTATGAGGTGTCAGACATGTATCAGCTGACATCTCTCTTTGAGGAATGCTCTCGGTTTTTGGCCCGCACAGTGCAAGTGGGAAACTGCCTTCAGGTCATGTGGCTGGCAGATCGGCACAGTGATCCTGAGCTCTATACTGCTGCCAAGCACTGTGCCAAGACCCACCTGGCCCAGCTGCAGAATACAGAGGAATTTCTCCACTTGCCCCACCACTTACTCACAGATATCATCTCGG ATGGAGTTCCATGTTCTCAGAACCCAACAGAGGCAATAGAAGCCTGGATCAACTTtaataaagaggaaagagaggCTTTTGCAGAGTCACTCAGGACAAGCTTGAAG GAAATTGGGGAGAATGTGCACATTTACCTGATTGGGAAAGAGTCATCTCGTACCCACTCGTTGGCTGTGTCCTTGCACTGTGCAGAAGATGACTCCATCAGTGTAAGTGGCCAAAACAGTTTGTGCCACCAGATCACTGCGGCCTGCAAGCATGGTGGAGACTTGTATGTGGTGGGAGGGTCCATCCCACGGCGCATGTGGAAGTGCAACAATGCCACCGTTGACTGGGAGTGGTGTGCTCCTTTGCCTCGGGACCGGCTCCAGCACACCCTGGTGTCTGTGCCCGGGAAAGATGCCATATATTCACTGGGTGGCAAGACACTGCAAGATACCCTCTCCAACGCAGTCATTTATTATCGCGTAGGTGATAATGTGTGGACAGAGACAACCCAGCTAGAGGTGGCTGTGTCAGGGGCTGCTGGTGCCAACCTCAATGGGATCATCTACTTACTAGGGGGGGAGGAGAATGATCTGGACTTCTTTACCAAACCTTCCCGACTCATCCAATGCtttgacacagagacagacaaatGCCATGTGAAGCCCTATGTGCTGCCCTTTGCAGGCCGCATGCACGCAGCTGTGCATAAAGATCTGGTGTTCATCGTGGCTGAAGGGGACTCCCTGGTGTGCTACAATCCCTTGCTAGACAGTTTCACCCGGCTTTGCCTTCCTGAGGCCTGGAGCTCTGCCCCATCCCTCTGGAAGATTGCCAGCTGTAACGGGAGCATCTATGTCTTCCGGGACCGATATAAAAAGGGGGATGCCAACACCTACAAGCTTGACCCTGCCACTTCAGCCGTAACTGTCACAAGAGGTATTAAGGTGCTGCTTACCAATTTGCAGTTTGTGTTGGCCTAa
- the PTPMT1 gene encoding phosphatidylglycerophosphatase and protein-tyrosine phosphatase 1 isoform X3 produces the protein MAVTALLEAGLARVLFYPTLLYTLFRGKVPGRAHRDWYHRIDPTVLLGALPLRSLTRQLVQDENVRGVITMNEEYETRFLCNSSQVHKWSPEEAVRAIAKIRSYIHIKPGQLDVLKEFHKQITAGAAKDGTFDISKT, from the exons ATGGCGGTCACCGCGCTGCTGGAGGCCGGCCTGGCGCGGGTGCTCTTCTACCCGACGCTGCTCTACACCCTGTTCCGCGGGAAGGTGCCGGGTCGGGCGCACCGGGACTGGTACCACCGCATCGACCCCACCGTGCTGCTGGGCGCGCTGCCGTTGCGGAGCTTGACGCGCCAG CTGGTACAGGACGAGAACGTGCGCGGGGTGATCACCATGAACGAGGAGTACGAGACAAGGTTCCTGTGCAACTCTTCACAG GTGCACAAATGGAGTCCAGAGGAGGCTGTAAGAGCCATCGCCAAGATCCGGTCATACATCCACATCAAGCCTGGCCAGCTGGATGTTCTTAAAGAGTTCCACAAGCAGATTACTGCAGGGGCAGCAAAGGATGGGACTTTCGACATTTCAAAGACATGA
- the KBTBD4 gene encoding kelch repeat and BTB domain-containing protein 4 isoform X4 — protein MKGGNADSWQREKLASMESPEEPGASMDENYFVNYTFKDRSHSGRVAQGIMKLCLEEELFADVTISVEGREFQLHRLVLSAQSCFFRSMFTSNLKEAHNRVIVLQDVSESVFQLLVDYIYHGTVKLRAEELQEIYEVSDMYQLTSLFEECSRFLARTVQVGNCLQVMWLADRHSDPELYTAAKHCAKTHLAQLQNTEEFLHLPHHLLTDIISDGVPCSQNPTEAIEAWINFNKEEREAFAESLRTSLKEIGENVHIYLIGKESSRTHSLAVSLHCAEDDSISVSGQNSLCHQITAACKHGGDLYVVGGSIPRRMWKCNNATVDWEWCAPLPRDRLQHTLVSVPGKDAIYSLGGKTLQDTLSNAVIYYRVGDNVWTETTQLEVAVSGAAGANLNGIIYLLGGEENDLDFFTKPSRLIQCFDTETDKCHVKPYVLPFAGRMHAAVHKDLVFIVAEGDSLVCYNPLLDSFTRLCLPEAWSSAPSLWKIASCNGSIYVFRDRYKKGDANTYKLDPATSAVTVTRGIKVLLTNLQFVLA, from the exons ATGAAAGGAGGTAACGCAG ACAGCTGGCAGAGAGAGAAGTTGGCCAGCATGGAATCACCAGAGGAGCCTGGAGCATCCATGGATGAGAACTACTTTGTGAACTACACTTTCAAAGATCGGTCACATTCAGGCCGTGTAGCTCAAGGCATCATGAAACTGTGTCTAGAGGAGGAGCTCTTTGCTGATGTCACCATTTCGGTGGAAGGCCGGGAGTTTCAGCTCCATCGGCTGGTCCTCTCAGCTCAGAGCTGCTTCTTCCGATCCATGTTCACTTCCAACCTGAAGGAGGCCCACAACCGGGTGATTGTGCTGCAGGATGTCAGCGAGTCTGTTTTCCAGCTCCTGGTTGATTATATCTACCATGGGACTGTGAAACTTCGAGCTGAGGAGTTGCAGGAAATTTATGAGGTGTCAGACATGTATCAGCTGACATCTCTCTTTGAGGAATGCTCTCGGTTTTTGGCCCGCACAGTGCAAGTGGGAAACTGCCTTCAGGTCATGTGGCTGGCAGATCGGCACAGTGATCCTGAGCTCTATACTGCTGCCAAGCACTGTGCCAAGACCCACCTGGCCCAGCTGCAGAATACAGAGGAATTTCTCCACTTGCCCCACCACTTACTCACAGATATCATCTCGG ATGGAGTTCCATGTTCTCAGAACCCAACAGAGGCAATAGAAGCCTGGATCAACTTtaataaagaggaaagagaggCTTTTGCAGAGTCACTCAGGACAAGCTTGAAG GAAATTGGGGAGAATGTGCACATTTACCTGATTGGGAAAGAGTCATCTCGTACCCACTCGTTGGCTGTGTCCTTGCACTGTGCAGAAGATGACTCCATCAGTGTAAGTGGCCAAAACAGTTTGTGCCACCAGATCACTGCGGCCTGCAAGCATGGTGGAGACTTGTATGTGGTGGGAGGGTCCATCCCACGGCGCATGTGGAAGTGCAACAATGCCACCGTTGACTGGGAGTGGTGTGCTCCTTTGCCTCGGGACCGGCTCCAGCACACCCTGGTGTCTGTGCCCGGGAAAGATGCCATATATTCACTGGGTGGCAAGACACTGCAAGATACCCTCTCCAACGCAGTCATTTATTATCGCGTAGGTGATAATGTGTGGACAGAGACAACCCAGCTAGAGGTGGCTGTGTCAGGGGCTGCTGGTGCCAACCTCAATGGGATCATCTACTTACTAGGGGGGGAGGAGAATGATCTGGACTTCTTTACCAAACCTTCCCGACTCATCCAATGCtttgacacagagacagacaaatGCCATGTGAAGCCCTATGTGCTGCCCTTTGCAGGCCGCATGCACGCAGCTGTGCATAAAGATCTGGTGTTCATCGTGGCTGAAGGGGACTCCCTGGTGTGCTACAATCCCTTGCTAGACAGTTTCACCCGGCTTTGCCTTCCTGAGGCCTGGAGCTCTGCCCCATCCCTCTGGAAGATTGCCAGCTGTAACGGGAGCATCTATGTCTTCCGGGACCGATATAAAAAGGGGGATGCCAACACCTACAAGCTTGACCCTGCCACTTCAGCCGTAACTGTCACAAGAGGTATTAAGGTGCTGCTTACCAATTTGCAGTTTGTGTTGGCCTAa
- the PTPMT1 gene encoding phosphatidylglycerophosphatase and protein-tyrosine phosphatase 1 isoform X2: MAVTALLEAGLARVLFYPTLLYTLFRGKVPGRAHRDWYHRIDPTVLLGALPLRSLTRQVSRAGEPGPLPRPRRSVPVGPLEPPPSLLSHLFASAAGTGRERARGDHHERGVRDKVPVQLFTGAQMESRGGCKSHRQDPVIHPHQAWPAGCS, encoded by the exons ATGGCGGTCACCGCGCTGCTGGAGGCCGGCCTGGCGCGGGTGCTCTTCTACCCGACGCTGCTCTACACCCTGTTCCGCGGGAAGGTGCCGGGTCGGGCGCACCGGGACTGGTACCACCGCATCGACCCCACCGTGCTGCTGGGCGCGCTGCCGTTGCGGAGCTTGACGCGCCAGGTGAGCCGGGCCGGGGAGCCCGGGCCCCTGCCCCGTCCCCGCCGCTCCGTCCCTGTCGGGCCGCTGGAGCCTCCACCGTCTTTGCTGAGCCACCTCTTTGCCTCGGCAGCTGGTACAGGACGAGAACGTGCGCGGGGTGATCACCATGAACGAGGAGTACGAGACAAGGTTCCTGTGCAACTCTTCACAG GTGCACAAATGGAGTCCAGAGGAGGCTGTAAGAGCCATCGCCAAGATCCGGTCATACATCCACATCAAGCCTGGCCAGCTGGATGTTCTTAA
- the KBTBD4 gene encoding kelch repeat and BTB domain-containing protein 4 isoform X1: MGLPVPRPGGGWTQVLGRSHRKSFERAGKCGGSSSEESKYSWQREKLASMESPEEPGASMDENYFVNYTFKDRSHSGRVAQGIMKLCLEEELFADVTISVEGREFQLHRLVLSAQSCFFRSMFTSNLKEAHNRVIVLQDVSESVFQLLVDYIYHGTVKLRAEELQEIYEVSDMYQLTSLFEECSRFLARTVQVGNCLQVMWLADRHSDPELYTAAKHCAKTHLAQLQNTEEFLHLPHHLLTDIISDGVPCSQNPTEAIEAWINFNKEEREAFAESLRTSLKEIGENVHIYLIGKESSRTHSLAVSLHCAEDDSISVSGQNSLCHQITAACKHGGDLYVVGGSIPRRMWKCNNATVDWEWCAPLPRDRLQHTLVSVPGKDAIYSLGGKTLQDTLSNAVIYYRVGDNVWTETTQLEVAVSGAAGANLNGIIYLLGGEENDLDFFTKPSRLIQCFDTETDKCHVKPYVLPFAGRMHAAVHKDLVFIVAEGDSLVCYNPLLDSFTRLCLPEAWSSAPSLWKIASCNGSIYVFRDRYKKGDANTYKLDPATSAVTVTRGIKVLLTNLQFVLA; the protein is encoded by the exons ATGGGCCTCCCAGTGCCCCGGCCTGGGGGCGGATGGACTCAAGTTCTGGGACGCAGCCATAGGAAGTCTTTCGAGCGAGCGGGGAAGTGTGGGGGAAGCAGCTCGGAAGAGAGCAAAT ACAGCTGGCAGAGAGAGAAGTTGGCCAGCATGGAATCACCAGAGGAGCCTGGAGCATCCATGGATGAGAACTACTTTGTGAACTACACTTTCAAAGATCGGTCACATTCAGGCCGTGTAGCTCAAGGCATCATGAAACTGTGTCTAGAGGAGGAGCTCTTTGCTGATGTCACCATTTCGGTGGAAGGCCGGGAGTTTCAGCTCCATCGGCTGGTCCTCTCAGCTCAGAGCTGCTTCTTCCGATCCATGTTCACTTCCAACCTGAAGGAGGCCCACAACCGGGTGATTGTGCTGCAGGATGTCAGCGAGTCTGTTTTCCAGCTCCTGGTTGATTATATCTACCATGGGACTGTGAAACTTCGAGCTGAGGAGTTGCAGGAAATTTATGAGGTGTCAGACATGTATCAGCTGACATCTCTCTTTGAGGAATGCTCTCGGTTTTTGGCCCGCACAGTGCAAGTGGGAAACTGCCTTCAGGTCATGTGGCTGGCAGATCGGCACAGTGATCCTGAGCTCTATACTGCTGCCAAGCACTGTGCCAAGACCCACCTGGCCCAGCTGCAGAATACAGAGGAATTTCTCCACTTGCCCCACCACTTACTCACAGATATCATCTCGG ATGGAGTTCCATGTTCTCAGAACCCAACAGAGGCAATAGAAGCCTGGATCAACTTtaataaagaggaaagagaggCTTTTGCAGAGTCACTCAGGACAAGCTTGAAG GAAATTGGGGAGAATGTGCACATTTACCTGATTGGGAAAGAGTCATCTCGTACCCACTCGTTGGCTGTGTCCTTGCACTGTGCAGAAGATGACTCCATCAGTGTAAGTGGCCAAAACAGTTTGTGCCACCAGATCACTGCGGCCTGCAAGCATGGTGGAGACTTGTATGTGGTGGGAGGGTCCATCCCACGGCGCATGTGGAAGTGCAACAATGCCACCGTTGACTGGGAGTGGTGTGCTCCTTTGCCTCGGGACCGGCTCCAGCACACCCTGGTGTCTGTGCCCGGGAAAGATGCCATATATTCACTGGGTGGCAAGACACTGCAAGATACCCTCTCCAACGCAGTCATTTATTATCGCGTAGGTGATAATGTGTGGACAGAGACAACCCAGCTAGAGGTGGCTGTGTCAGGGGCTGCTGGTGCCAACCTCAATGGGATCATCTACTTACTAGGGGGGGAGGAGAATGATCTGGACTTCTTTACCAAACCTTCCCGACTCATCCAATGCtttgacacagagacagacaaatGCCATGTGAAGCCCTATGTGCTGCCCTTTGCAGGCCGCATGCACGCAGCTGTGCATAAAGATCTGGTGTTCATCGTGGCTGAAGGGGACTCCCTGGTGTGCTACAATCCCTTGCTAGACAGTTTCACCCGGCTTTGCCTTCCTGAGGCCTGGAGCTCTGCCCCATCCCTCTGGAAGATTGCCAGCTGTAACGGGAGCATCTATGTCTTCCGGGACCGATATAAAAAGGGGGATGCCAACACCTACAAGCTTGACCCTGCCACTTCAGCCGTAACTGTCACAAGAGGTATTAAGGTGCTGCTTACCAATTTGCAGTTTGTGTTGGCCTAa